A stretch of Spirochaeta cellobiosiphila DSM 17781 DNA encodes these proteins:
- a CDS encoding glycogen/starch/alpha-glucan phosphorylase: MIDKNVMKEKICFRLKRHFGKELSEASEHDIYDAVSSTIMDYILDHWMDTRKAYERKAIKQAYYLSAEFLMGRAMGNNLVNMSMVNEVRDVLHDLGLDLNAVEDKEPDAGLGNGGLGRLAACFLDSLATLDLPGHGYGIRYKYGMFAQKIEKGYQVEYPDKWLDRRDPWSVKRVDDEVQVKFGGHVIVEREEDGRENFKRVDAEVIRAVPYDMPIVGYDTKTVNTLRLWEAEAVDGFDLQLFNDMQYTRAVEKSNMAEDISRVLYPNDSGPSGKALRLKQQYFFVSASLQDIVRSFKRSHKENFKEFPKYVAIQLNDTHPVVAIPELMRILMDWEKLGWEDAWAICTQTFAYTNHTILAEALEKWPIEMFNNLLPRIYQIVEEINRRFLDKLRFKYPQDYGKHHRMSIVADGMVKMAWLAIVGSHSVNGVAALHTQILKSKELKDWYEMYPEKFNNKTNGITQRRWLLKANPELATFLDKYVGISWKKDLAVIRSLNKYADDENVLNELMDIKHHKKAILAQHIKNKYNINIDPNSIFDIQIKRLHEYKRQLLNVLHIMYLYNKILDNPDFDLYPRTFIFGAKAASGYRRAKQIIKLINTVAYKINNDERVQGKIKVVFIENYRVSIAEKLFPAADVSEQISTAGKEASGTGNMKFMANGALTIGTLDGANIEILQEAGKDNAFIFGMTADQVHKIQDAGNYNPWDFCRKNTSLGKVISQLVDGMYNEGHREIFREIYDSLMYGIEGNAPDVYYILADFESYVKAQEQIDKSYRDKMKWARMSLANIAGCGKFSSDRTIKEYAKEIWDIAPVSVE; this comes from the coding sequence ATGATCGATAAGAATGTTATGAAAGAAAAAATCTGTTTTCGTTTAAAAAGACACTTTGGTAAAGAATTATCTGAAGCTAGTGAACATGATATCTATGATGCTGTATCTTCAACGATAATGGATTACATTCTGGATCATTGGATGGATACTCGTAAAGCTTATGAACGTAAAGCTATCAAACAAGCTTATTATTTGTCTGCAGAATTCTTGATGGGACGAGCTATGGGTAATAATTTGGTTAATATGTCTATGGTTAATGAGGTACGAGATGTGCTACATGACTTGGGTTTGGATTTGAACGCTGTTGAAGATAAAGAACCGGATGCTGGATTGGGAAATGGTGGTCTTGGACGATTGGCTGCTTGTTTTTTAGACTCCTTAGCCACATTGGATCTTCCAGGACATGGTTATGGTATTCGATATAAATATGGGATGTTTGCTCAGAAAATAGAAAAGGGTTACCAAGTAGAGTACCCTGATAAATGGTTAGATAGACGTGATCCTTGGTCTGTAAAGCGTGTGGATGATGAAGTCCAAGTAAAGTTTGGTGGCCATGTAATAGTTGAACGAGAAGAAGATGGTAGAGAGAATTTTAAAAGAGTAGATGCAGAAGTCATTCGAGCTGTGCCCTATGATATGCCAATTGTTGGTTATGATACTAAAACTGTAAATACTTTAAGATTATGGGAAGCTGAAGCGGTTGATGGTTTTGATTTACAATTGTTTAACGATATGCAATATACAAGGGCCGTTGAAAAGAGCAACATGGCAGAAGACATTAGTCGTGTCCTTTATCCTAATGACTCTGGTCCTTCAGGGAAAGCTTTAAGGTTAAAACAACAATACTTTTTTGTCTCAGCCAGTCTTCAGGATATTGTTAGATCTTTTAAAAGATCACATAAAGAAAATTTTAAAGAGTTTCCTAAATATGTAGCTATTCAGTTAAACGATACTCATCCAGTAGTTGCGATTCCCGAATTGATGAGAATTCTTATGGATTGGGAAAAATTAGGTTGGGAAGATGCCTGGGCAATTTGTACACAGACATTCGCCTACACTAATCACACCATATTAGCTGAAGCTCTCGAGAAATGGCCAATAGAAATGTTTAATAATCTTCTTCCTCGTATCTATCAGATTGTAGAAGAAATAAATAGACGTTTTTTGGATAAACTACGCTTCAAATATCCCCAAGATTATGGAAAACACCATAGAATGAGTATTGTAGCTGATGGAATGGTAAAAATGGCTTGGTTGGCCATAGTTGGTTCTCACTCTGTAAATGGAGTAGCTGCTCTTCATACACAAATTCTAAAATCTAAAGAACTAAAAGATTGGTACGAAATGTACCCTGAAAAGTTCAACAATAAGACAAATGGTATAACTCAAAGACGATGGTTATTAAAAGCAAATCCTGAGCTTGCAACTTTTTTAGATAAATACGTTGGGATAAGTTGGAAAAAGGATCTGGCTGTTATTCGTTCTCTTAACAAATACGCAGATGATGAAAATGTTTTAAATGAGCTAATGGATATTAAACACCATAAAAAAGCCATTCTAGCTCAACATATAAAAAATAAATATAATATTAACATTGATCCAAACTCTATATTTGACATTCAAATTAAACGTTTGCATGAATATAAAAGACAGTTACTTAATGTCCTACACATTATGTACTTGTATAATAAGATATTAGATAATCCTGATTTTGACTTGTATCCGCGTACATTTATATTTGGGGCAAAAGCTGCATCTGGCTATCGACGGGCTAAACAGATTATTAAGCTTATAAACACAGTTGCATATAAAATTAATAATGATGAACGAGTACAGGGTAAAATCAAAGTAGTTTTTATTGAAAATTATAGGGTATCAATTGCAGAAAAGCTTTTTCCTGCTGCAGATGTATCTGAGCAGATTTCAACAGCAGGAAAGGAAGCTTCAGGTACAGGGAACATGAAATTTATGGCCAATGGAGCACTAACTATTGGGACTCTTGATGGAGCAAATATAGAAATTCTTCAAGAGGCTGGTAAGGATAATGCATTTATTTTTGGTATGACTGCAGATCAAGTTCATAAGATTCAGGATGCTGGTAACTATAATCCTTGGGATTTCTGTAGGAAGAATACATCATTAGGTAAAGTAATTAGTCAATTAGTTGATGGTATGTATAATGAAGGGCATAGAGAAATATTCCGTGAAATATATGATAGTCTTATGTATGGAATAGAAGGTAATGCACCTGATGTTTATTATATTCTAGCAGATTTTGAGTCATATGTTAAAGCCCAAGAACAAATTGATAAAAGTTATAGAGATAAAATGAAATGGGCTCGAATGTCATTAGCCAATATTGCTGGATGTGGTAAGTTCAGTTCAGACAGAACAATAAAAGAATACGCTAAAGAGATATGGGATATAGCGCCTGTTTCTGTAGAATAA
- a CDS encoding DNA topoisomerase IV subunit A, with protein sequence MAYVNTLFNKNFLEYASYVIKDRAIPNIEDGLKPVQRRILHSLLEMDDGKFHKVANVVGHCMKYHPHGDASIYSALVVIANKELLIDKQGNFGNIFTGDVASAARYIECRALPFAKEILYKPEITEYEDSYDGRNKEPVTFPAKIPLLLIHGAEGIAVGMATKILPHNFKEVMEALKLALKGESFQLYPDFPTGGTLDVSDYQDGLGKVLCRAKIDASDPKRIVIRDIPFGTTTESLISSIENAARRNKIKIASISDFTTENVEIEIKLPRGVYTDDLVDALYAFTDCEVSISCNLLVIKDNLPTIVTVTDVINFHAKQLVEILTKELKLEEQQLKDRLHMRALEQIFIEERIYKRIEDQKTSEAVTASVISGFKPFANVIKREVTIEDVERLLKIPIRRISLYDINKAQKEIREIKGRLKQIREHLKNIIDYATSVVDRLIDKGPKDQKRMTILKSFEKVDVREVAARDQKLRYDENTGYIGYSITTGNVLFDVSHYDRILVIRKDCSYSVINVPEKLFIGKGVLHCCLADKEILTETVFSIIYKNVSNNYFYIKRCRIEQFILDKNYELLPEDGKFHKMTTKEDVALRVNYKQKRLIRVTEEDKSISEFLVKGVKAAGTRISNKEIQSVRFIKEK encoded by the coding sequence ATGGCTTATGTTAATACTTTGTTTAATAAAAATTTTTTAGAGTATGCTTCTTACGTTATCAAAGATCGGGCTATTCCCAATATTGAAGATGGTCTTAAGCCGGTACAGCGTCGAATCCTACATAGTTTATTGGAAATGGATGATGGTAAATTTCACAAGGTAGCCAATGTTGTGGGGCATTGTATGAAATATCATCCTCATGGAGATGCTTCTATCTATAGTGCTTTGGTGGTAATCGCGAACAAAGAATTATTAATCGATAAACAGGGGAATTTCGGAAATATATTTACAGGAGATGTAGCTTCTGCCGCCAGGTATATTGAGTGTAGAGCATTACCTTTTGCTAAGGAAATTCTATATAAACCAGAAATTACTGAATATGAAGATTCATATGATGGTCGAAATAAAGAACCCGTAACCTTTCCAGCTAAAATACCTTTATTACTAATTCATGGCGCTGAGGGGATTGCTGTAGGTATGGCTACAAAAATCCTACCACATAACTTTAAAGAAGTAATGGAGGCCCTTAAATTAGCTCTAAAGGGAGAGTCTTTTCAACTTTATCCAGATTTTCCTACTGGTGGTACTTTGGATGTGAGTGATTATCAAGATGGCTTGGGGAAAGTTCTGTGTCGAGCCAAGATAGATGCTTCTGATCCAAAACGTATTGTTATTAGAGATATCCCTTTTGGCACAACAACAGAAAGTCTTATAAGCTCAATAGAAAATGCTGCTAGACGTAATAAAATAAAAATTGCTTCGATTAGTGATTTTACAACTGAAAATGTTGAGATTGAAATCAAATTACCGCGTGGCGTCTATACTGATGATCTTGTAGATGCTCTGTATGCTTTTACTGATTGTGAAGTTTCTATAAGTTGTAATTTGTTAGTTATTAAAGACAATCTTCCTACTATAGTTACTGTAACCGATGTCATTAATTTTCATGCTAAACAATTAGTTGAAATATTGACAAAGGAACTTAAATTAGAAGAACAGCAATTGAAAGATCGTCTTCATATGAGAGCTCTTGAACAAATCTTTATTGAGGAACGAATTTATAAAAGAATTGAAGATCAGAAAACCTCTGAAGCAGTAACAGCATCTGTCATTTCAGGATTTAAACCCTTTGCCAATGTAATTAAAAGGGAAGTCACTATTGAAGATGTAGAACGGTTATTGAAAATCCCGATTAGACGAATAAGTTTATACGACATCAATAAGGCTCAGAAAGAAATTCGTGAGATAAAAGGCCGGTTAAAACAAATAAGAGAACATTTGAAAAATATCATTGATTATGCAACCAGTGTAGTTGATAGACTTATCGATAAAGGTCCTAAAGATCAAAAAAGGATGACTATTCTTAAAAGCTTTGAGAAAGTTGATGTCCGTGAAGTAGCTGCTAGGGATCAGAAACTACGTTATGATGAAAATACTGGTTATATCGGATATAGTATAACTACAGGAAATGTATTATTTGATGTATCCCATTATGACCGTATTTTAGTCATACGAAAAGATTGTTCCTATAGTGTTATTAATGTTCCTGAAAAGCTTTTTATTGGAAAAGGTGTTTTACATTGCTGTCTCGCTGATAAAGAAATATTAACAGAGACTGTATTCAGTATAATCTATAAGAACGTTTCAAATAATTATTTTTATATTAAACGATGTAGGATAGAGCAATTTATTTTAGATAAAAATTATGAATTATTACCTGAAGATGGTAAATTTCATAAAATGACAACTAAGGAAGATGTTGCTTTACGTGTAAATTACAAGCAAAAACGTTTAATTCGTGTAACGGAAGAAGATAAATCTATTTCTGAATTTTTGGTTAAAGGAGTTAAGGCAGCTGGAACAAGAATATCCAATAAGGAAATTCAATCAGTCCGGTTTATAAAAGAAAAATGA
- a CDS encoding DNA topoisomerase IV subunit B has protein sequence MPKKEPVYDESKIKTLSSLEHIRLRSGMYIGRLGDGSNMDDGIYVLIKEVIDNSIDEFIMGYGDKIEVKLEDKTASIRDYGRGIPLGKIVECVSVINTGAKYNDDVFQFSVGLNGVGTKAVNALSSHFLVRAHRNGKFSEAYFQKGQLIKEDKGNTKEPDGTYIEFIPDEEIFKEYEFNNDFIDQRIWNYAYLNTGLRLYFNGSKYESKKGLYDLLNSEIGDDALYDFAYHKGEKIEFAFTHTNSYGEKHFSFVNGQYTSDGGTHLSAFREGILKGVNEFFKKNFGGVDVREGICGAISIKLQSPVFESQTKNKLGNTEIRTWIVNDTKEAVVDYLHKHQEENKLIYDKIINNEKLRKELNAVKKEAKEASKRIALKIPNLKDCKYHLQDGEKGLESMIFLTEGLSATGSMVSARNVYTQAIFSLRGKPQNVFSKKRAEIYKNEELFNMMMSFGIENEMENLRYGRIIIATDADHDGFHIRNLLLTFFLNYFEELIVAGRVYILETPLFRVRNKKVTRYCYSNKERDIAMKEISNNEVTRFKGLGEISPKEMGQFIGDNMRLVEVNIKSIKNIQETLSFYMGKNTPARRQYIMENLI, from the coding sequence ATGCCAAAAAAAGAACCTGTTTACGATGAAAGTAAGATAAAAACCCTTAGCTCACTAGAACATATTAGGTTACGTTCTGGGATGTATATTGGTCGTCTAGGTGATGGCTCGAATATGGATGATGGTATTTATGTTCTAATAAAAGAAGTCATTGATAATAGTATTGATGAATTTATTATGGGCTATGGTGATAAGATTGAAGTTAAATTAGAAGATAAGACAGCTTCTATTCGTGATTATGGAAGAGGAATACCTCTTGGTAAAATTGTGGAATGTGTATCTGTAATTAATACAGGTGCTAAATATAATGATGATGTATTTCAATTTTCCGTTGGATTAAATGGTGTTGGTACAAAAGCTGTAAATGCTTTATCTAGTCATTTCCTAGTTAGAGCACACCGTAATGGTAAGTTTTCAGAGGCCTATTTTCAAAAGGGTCAGTTAATTAAGGAAGATAAAGGAAATACAAAAGAGCCTGATGGTACTTACATAGAGTTTATTCCTGATGAAGAGATATTTAAGGAATACGAGTTCAATAATGATTTTATAGATCAACGTATATGGAATTATGCTTACTTAAATACAGGATTAAGACTTTATTTTAATGGAAGTAAATATGAATCCAAAAAGGGTTTATATGACCTACTTAATTCAGAAATTGGTGATGATGCTCTTTATGATTTTGCTTATCATAAAGGTGAAAAAATAGAGTTTGCTTTCACTCACACTAATTCTTATGGTGAAAAACATTTTAGTTTTGTTAATGGACAATATACCTCTGATGGAGGGACTCATTTATCTGCATTTAGAGAAGGTATTCTAAAAGGTGTAAACGAGTTCTTTAAAAAGAATTTTGGTGGTGTTGATGTTCGAGAAGGTATTTGTGGTGCCATAAGTATTAAGCTTCAAAGTCCAGTCTTTGAAAGTCAAACTAAGAATAAGTTGGGAAACACCGAAATACGTACTTGGATTGTTAATGATACAAAGGAAGCTGTTGTTGATTATCTTCATAAACATCAAGAAGAAAACAAATTAATATATGACAAGATCATAAACAATGAAAAACTTCGTAAAGAACTTAATGCTGTTAAGAAAGAAGCCAAAGAAGCTTCTAAAAGAATTGCTTTAAAAATTCCTAATTTAAAGGACTGTAAATATCATCTCCAGGATGGAGAGAAAGGTCTTGAATCAATGATATTCTTAACAGAAGGGTTATCTGCAACAGGATCAATGGTTTCAGCTCGAAATGTTTATACACAAGCTATTTTTAGTTTGCGTGGTAAACCACAGAATGTTTTTAGTAAGAAAAGAGCGGAAATCTATAAAAATGAAGAACTTTTTAATATGATGATGTCTTTTGGAATAGAAAACGAAATGGAAAACTTAAGATATGGTCGTATCATTATTGCTACAGATGCTGATCATGATGGCTTTCATATTCGTAATCTGTTATTAACCTTTTTTCTCAATTATTTTGAAGAACTTATTGTGGCTGGTCGTGTTTATATTCTAGAGACTCCTCTATTCAGGGTTAGGAATAAAAAAGTTACCAGATATTGTTATAGTAATAAAGAAAGAGATATCGCTATGAAAGAGATATCCAATAATGAGGTAACCCGATTCAAAGGTCTTGGAGAAATATCCCCTAAAGAAATGGGTCAATTTATTGGTGATAATATGCGTCTCGTTGAGGTAAATATAAAATCCATTAAAAATATTCAAGAAACTTTATCCTTTTATATGGGAAAAAATACACCTGCAAGACGTCAATACATAATGGAGAACCTTATTTAA
- a CDS encoding Crp/Fnr family transcriptional regulator: MALDMSVLGRFAKSYKAGEIIFCEYEPGDAFYLIQSGKVRIVKIMDDIEKTIDILQPGEFFGEMALLEEAPRSASAITVEDAKLLEFNKENFEILMKGNPQIVLKLLKLFTKRIYDQKRRFMILTLPEDSVKVADVFLMLNETQPDTDEDEQEKTFHSSVEDIAHWAGMSPAKCHSVLNSFAAQRRVEIFQDRIVVKNINDFHRFVNSRRRSQKGV, from the coding sequence ATGGCTCTAGATATGTCTGTTTTAGGCAGATTTGCAAAATCCTATAAAGCAGGAGAAATTATTTTTTGTGAGTATGAACCTGGTGACGCTTTTTATCTCATTCAATCCGGTAAAGTTCGAATTGTAAAAATCATGGATGATATAGAAAAGACTATTGATATTCTCCAACCAGGAGAGTTTTTTGGTGAAATGGCTCTTTTAGAAGAAGCCCCTCGTTCTGCTTCGGCAATTACCGTTGAAGATGCAAAATTACTGGAGTTTAATAAAGAAAATTTTGAAATCCTAATGAAAGGGAACCCTCAAATTGTTCTCAAGTTATTGAAACTATTCACTAAGCGTATATATGATCAAAAAAGAAGGTTTATGATTTTGACTCTACCAGAAGATTCGGTTAAAGTAGCAGATGTCTTTCTCATGTTGAATGAAACTCAACCTGATACGGATGAAGATGAACAAGAAAAAACTTTCCATAGTTCTGTAGAAGATATTGCTCATTGGGCAGGAATGAGTCCTGCTAAATGTCATAGCGTACTTAATAGCTTTGCTGCTCAGAGACGCGTTGAGATATTTCAAGACAGAATTGTAGTTAAAAATATCAATGATTTTCATAGATTTGTTAATTCTAGAAGACGTTCTCAAAAAGGTGTATAA
- a CDS encoding tetratricopeptide repeat protein → MPKALSFKANSVIYFRGDVADKIYILKDGRLLLTSADIETGQEIRELIQTGEFFGVKSAMGKYPRDETAMVLTDSQVILFSVPEFENLVLSNTRIIMKMLKVFSNQLRRIHKQVQNLIGTNDDKKPDEGLWEIAEYYRKNNMTSEAMYTYQRYLTYYPEGVHAVNATSILQKLETYVPTVSDTSGKAGVNELNISSVSDTSVQEETARGYYDAVSLFSQNKFVDALKAFKKIIDEDQDQEHIVKSEYEMGRCFYMLEQYDNCVRHMSGLIQKYPKHPDLKECLFYIGQSYQMKGDSLKAKNFYTKILKMAQEDEPVTIKVKRVLRKMERGDE, encoded by the coding sequence ATGCCCAAGGCATTGAGCTTTAAAGCTAATTCTGTAATCTATTTTCGAGGCGATGTAGCAGATAAGATATATATTCTTAAAGACGGCCGTCTTCTTTTGACTTCTGCAGATATAGAAACAGGACAAGAAATTCGTGAATTAATACAGACCGGAGAATTCTTCGGTGTTAAATCAGCTATGGGTAAGTATCCTAGGGATGAAACAGCGATGGTGTTGACTGATAGTCAAGTAATACTATTTTCTGTACCAGAGTTTGAAAATCTAGTGTTATCTAACACTAGAATCATAATGAAAATGCTAAAGGTATTTTCCAATCAATTAAGAAGAATACATAAACAGGTTCAAAATCTCATTGGTACCAACGATGATAAAAAACCAGATGAGGGTTTATGGGAAATCGCTGAATATTACCGGAAAAATAACATGACTAGTGAAGCAATGTATACCTATCAAAGATATTTAACATATTATCCAGAGGGAGTTCACGCTGTTAATGCCACATCAATACTACAAAAGCTAGAAACCTATGTTCCTACTGTATCAGATACTTCAGGAAAGGCTGGAGTTAATGAGCTTAATATTTCCTCTGTATCCGATACGTCAGTACAAGAAGAGACAGCACGGGGATACTATGATGCTGTTAGTCTGTTTAGTCAAAATAAGTTTGTTGATGCTCTTAAGGCATTCAAAAAGATTATAGATGAAGATCAAGATCAAGAACATATAGTCAAATCTGAATATGAAATGGGACGTTGTTTTTATATGCTGGAGCAGTATGACAATTGTGTTCGTCATATGAGTGGACTAATTCAAAAATATCCTAAGCATCCTGATCTCAAAGAATGTTTATTTTACATAGGACAATCCTATCAGATGAAAGGAGATTCCCTCAAAGCAAAGAACTTTTATACTAAAATATTAAAAATGGCACAAGAAGATGAACCCGTTACGATAAAGGTAAAAAGAGTGTTACGAAAAATGGAAAGGGGTGATGAATAA
- a CDS encoding PHP domain-containing protein, with the protein MIDLHSHSTASDGTLSPHSLVKYAKDKNLSILALTDHDTTAGLNEAILAGKEYNIKIIPGIELDINYTGGEFHLLGLGLKQWDGELQKILKDIQFRREHRNLKILKLLQEDRIDITWDDLLKEAGNRLIGRPHIASVLVKKGYVKSLKEAFDKYLGTGKKYYIQKEGIDLVDALDWISKAGGRPVIAHPFSLYLGWNSLKEHLIDWKEKGLWGLEAYHPGAVQRQCRRLDSLAQELGFYVTAGSDFHSPSRKDRQIGRTSGGKRIEAHYAEAFLNH; encoded by the coding sequence ATGATTGACCTACATTCTCATTCTACTGCATCCGATGGCACTTTATCACCACATAGTTTAGTAAAATATGCGAAGGATAAGAATTTATCCATATTAGCCTTAACAGACCATGACACCACAGCAGGTCTAAATGAAGCTATCCTAGCAGGTAAAGAATATAACATAAAAATTATCCCTGGTATAGAATTGGATATCAACTACACAGGAGGCGAGTTCCATCTACTTGGTTTAGGATTAAAACAGTGGGACGGAGAACTTCAAAAAATACTCAAAGACATCCAATTCCGTAGAGAGCATAGGAACTTGAAGATCTTAAAACTACTCCAGGAAGACAGAATAGATATAACTTGGGATGACCTATTAAAAGAAGCTGGAAACAGGCTAATCGGTCGTCCACATATTGCATCTGTATTAGTAAAAAAAGGATATGTAAAATCCCTAAAAGAAGCCTTTGATAAATACCTTGGTACCGGGAAGAAGTATTACATTCAAAAAGAAGGTATAGACTTAGTTGATGCTCTCGATTGGATTTCAAAGGCGGGAGGACGACCTGTCATTGCCCATCCTTTTAGTCTCTATCTTGGTTGGAATAGTCTAAAAGAACACCTAATAGACTGGAAGGAGAAAGGTTTATGGGGTTTGGAAGCTTACCATCCGGGAGCTGTTCAGAGGCAATGCAGACGACTTGATAGTCTTGCTCAAGAGCTAGGATTCTACGTAACAGCGGGAAGTGATTTTCATTCACCAAGTCGAAAGGATAGACAAATAGGAAGAACATCAGGCGGTAAAAGAATTGAAGCGCATTACGCTGAAGCATTTTTAAATCATTAA
- the miaA gene encoding tRNA (adenosine(37)-N6)-dimethylallyltransferase MiaA, translating to MSSNAKINKPVVICIFGPTGVGKTELLLSLNPEVYEVINADSLQAYQKLSIGTAKPTIQEQQYIKHWGYDILDPSEDYSVGKFIKITTEYIEDILRRHKIPVVSGGTAFYFKSLIEGAPSTPEIDNDIRKRVQKELGTLGSNTLYGILKQVDPTSKVNSGDTYRITRALEIYYQTGIPQSLYKASRMPRPYEYRIIGLDRPRADLYQRINKRVDIMFDKGLIQEIKNILKEGISYDAPAFKAIGYKEVLNAIDQGCICLEMIKNNIKQNSRQYAKRQLTFFRSLTGVKWCHPDNTLLINDLIGIDPFKGISDNDGSIVENR from the coding sequence TTGAGTTCAAACGCGAAGATTAATAAGCCGGTAGTTATTTGTATATTTGGCCCTACTGGGGTCGGTAAAACAGAACTACTATTGTCATTGAATCCTGAAGTGTATGAAGTAATAAATGCTGACTCGCTTCAGGCCTATCAAAAGCTATCTATAGGAACAGCCAAACCTACTATACAAGAACAACAATATATTAAACATTGGGGTTATGATATTCTTGATCCTAGTGAAGATTATTCCGTAGGTAAATTTATAAAAATTACTACTGAATATATTGAGGATATACTTAGACGGCATAAGATTCCTGTTGTTTCAGGTGGTACTGCATTCTATTTTAAGAGTCTCATAGAAGGTGCTCCTAGTACTCCTGAAATAGACAACGATATTCGTAAGAGGGTACAGAAAGAATTAGGGACTCTAGGTAGCAATACCTTGTATGGTATTCTGAAACAAGTAGATCCCACGAGTAAAGTCAATTCTGGTGATACATATCGTATAACAAGAGCTTTAGAGATTTATTACCAAACTGGTATACCTCAAAGTTTGTATAAGGCCTCAAGAATGCCAAGACCTTATGAATATAGAATAATTGGACTTGATAGGCCAAGAGCAGATTTATATCAACGAATAAATAAACGCGTAGACATTATGTTTGATAAAGGTCTTATACAGGAGATAAAGAATATCCTTAAGGAAGGTATTTCTTACGATGCTCCTGCTTTTAAAGCCATAGGATACAAAGAAGTGCTTAATGCCATTGATCAAGGTTGTATCTGTCTTGAGATGATTAAAAATAATATTAAACAGAATAGTAGACAATATGCCAAAAGACAGTTAACCTTCTTTAGAAGTTTGACTGGCGTAAAATGGTGTCATCCTGATAATACTTTATTGATAAATGATTTAATTGGTATTGACCCTTTTAAGGGGATCAGTGATAATGATGGCTCCATAGTGGAAAATCGATAA
- the cmk gene encoding (d)CMP kinase has translation MNSYEMWNKDHIKIAISGKSGCGNTTITKMLAQKLSLRQINYTFRDIAKEKNMDFHEFYEIAVKDHYWDKYLDNKQIEMASSGRCVLGSRLAIWLFKEANFRVYLHASEEVRAKRIHKREGGTLEQVIERTQLRDHNDWKRYNEIYGIDINNWDFVDLEIDAGTNSPEDIVDIILNKLEACSSRFTK, from the coding sequence GTGAACAGTTACGAAATGTGGAATAAAGATCATATAAAGATCGCTATATCTGGAAAAAGTGGATGTGGCAATACAACTATAACAAAAATGTTAGCTCAGAAGTTAAGTCTTAGACAAATTAACTACACTTTTCGTGATATAGCAAAAGAAAAAAATATGGACTTCCATGAATTTTATGAGATTGCTGTCAAAGATCATTATTGGGACAAATATCTTGATAACAAACAAATCGAGATGGCATCTTCTGGTCGTTGTGTTCTTGGGAGCCGTCTAGCTATCTGGCTGTTTAAGGAGGCCAACTTCAGAGTATATCTCCATGCAAGTGAAGAAGTTAGGGCTAAAAGGATACATAAGAGAGAAGGTGGTACTCTTGAACAAGTCATAGAGCGTACCCAACTAAGAGATCATAATGACTGGAAAAGATACAATGAGATATATGGAATTGATATAAATAACTGGGATTTTGTTGATTTGGAAATTGATGCAGGAACCAATAGTCCTGAGGATATAGTTGATATTATACTTAATAAGCTTGAAGCATGTTCTTCCAGGTTTACAAAGTAA